One segment of Streptosporangium brasiliense DNA contains the following:
- a CDS encoding Cpe/LpqF family protein (Related to clavulanate biosynthesis protein Cpe, which has an isomerase-like N-terminal domain and a beta-lactamase-like C-terminal domain.) has protein sequence MRRSRTLAALLVLLAVLLAGCASADGGKGVAIPDSPVGKQLRWYLDAVNRAPLAESELNEHLSQDFLKEIPPRKFNEIAQSLKRLAVDELSGIRPTELVGLTSIPLGQKYGTKISVDADGKIDYLLFDPK, from the coding sequence GTGCGACGGTCCCGGACACTGGCCGCCCTTCTCGTCCTGCTCGCCGTACTGCTGGCAGGATGCGCGAGTGCTGACGGTGGCAAGGGGGTCGCGATCCCCGACAGCCCGGTGGGCAAGCAGCTGCGGTGGTATCTGGATGCCGTGAATCGCGCTCCTCTTGCCGAGAGCGAGCTGAACGAGCATCTGAGCCAGGACTTCCTCAAGGAGATTCCTCCGCGGAAGTTCAATGAGATCGCCCAGAGCCTGAAGAGGCTGGCGGTGGACGAACTGAGCGGCATCAGACCGACAGAGCTGGTCGGGCTGACATCCATTCCCCTGGGGCAGAAGTACGGCACGAAGATCTCTGTCGATGCGGACGGAAAGATTGACTACTTGCTCTTCGATCCCAAGTAG
- a CDS encoding diaminopropionate ammonia-lyase yields MEKRNWLNTGRETYTARERELIGVDHAVRARSFFRGHPAYGRTPLHPLPALAGTAGVASIRIKDESGRMGLGSFKALGGMYAVARLVRTEAEAEAGTGTEGGHGPGPAEARLREVAARTPFVCASAGNHGLSVTAAVRGLGGRPIVFLSEDVPEQFAHRLRSLGAEVRRGGSDYEESMATALEAAGRHGWRLVSDSSWDGYTTVPLDIMRGYTVLFDEIGGLGETAEPSEADEAGEAPTHVFVQAGVGGLAAAAAGYVRDRWGEGPRVVVVEPQAAPCLLASARAGRPTRVDGGRTRLGRLDCREPSLLAWRLLSRLADAFVTVTDGQAEAAARLLAAEGVRVSACGAAGAAGLLSLDQDTRAALELGPGSSVLVVGTEGAL; encoded by the coding sequence ATGGAGAAGCGGAACTGGCTGAACACGGGACGAGAGACCTACACCGCGAGGGAACGCGAGCTGATCGGCGTCGATCACGCCGTGCGGGCCCGCTCCTTCTTCCGCGGTCATCCCGCCTACGGCCGCACCCCGTTGCACCCCCTCCCCGCGCTGGCCGGTACGGCGGGCGTCGCCTCGATCCGGATCAAGGACGAGAGCGGGCGCATGGGGCTGGGCAGCTTCAAGGCCCTGGGCGGCATGTACGCCGTCGCCCGGCTGGTGCGGACCGAGGCCGAGGCGGAGGCGGGGACGGGGACGGAGGGGGGCCATGGTCCAGGGCCCGCCGAGGCGCGGTTGCGGGAGGTCGCCGCGCGCACCCCGTTCGTCTGCGCCAGCGCCGGCAACCACGGGCTGTCCGTGACAGCCGCGGTGCGCGGGCTCGGCGGCAGGCCGATCGTGTTCCTCAGCGAGGACGTCCCCGAGCAGTTCGCCCACCGGCTGCGCTCCCTCGGCGCGGAGGTGCGGCGCGGAGGGAGCGACTACGAGGAGAGCATGGCCACGGCCCTGGAGGCGGCCGGACGCCACGGCTGGCGGCTGGTCTCCGACAGCTCGTGGGACGGCTACACCACCGTCCCCCTCGACATCATGCGCGGCTACACCGTCCTGTTCGACGAGATAGGCGGACTGGGCGAGACGGCCGAGCCGAGCGAGGCAGACGAGGCAGGTGAGGCACCTACGCACGTCTTCGTCCAGGCGGGCGTGGGCGGGCTGGCGGCCGCGGCCGCCGGGTACGTACGCGACCGCTGGGGTGAGGGGCCCAGGGTCGTCGTCGTCGAGCCGCAGGCCGCTCCGTGCCTGCTGGCGAGCGCCCGCGCGGGCAGGCCGACGCGGGTCGACGGCGGACGGACCCGGCTCGGGCGGCTGGACTGCCGGGAGCCGTCCCTGCTGGCCTGGCGGCTGCTGTCCCGGCTGGCCGACGCCTTCGTCACCGTCACCGACGGGCAGGCCGAGGCCGCCGCACGGCTCCTGGCGGCCGAGGGCGTGCGGGTCTCGGCCTGCGGCGCGGCCGGCGCGGCCGGTCTGCTCTCCCTGGACCAGGACACGCGTGCCGCGCTGGAGCTGGGACCCGGCTCCAGCGTTCTCGTCGTGGGGACCGAAGGCGCTCTCTGA
- a CDS encoding CGNR zinc finger domain-containing protein, which produces MTRTRPLLGEPLALDLVNTAWVEQGAWVDFFDDFGGTESWLAEHGLPGDAEQAREPLVMARQALRTVLSDRLRTTLSDGEEQPGATSGEGEALLDAVLEHGSRRPRLRGAQPYEKIVVDHPSWHAAWLAAADLVRLMGERPERIRKCSNPACVLWFYDTSKNGSRRWCSMEACGNRAKSNRFQKRHRSLD; this is translated from the coding sequence ATGACGAGAACGCGGCCACTGCTGGGCGAGCCCCTGGCGCTGGACCTGGTCAACACCGCCTGGGTGGAGCAGGGCGCCTGGGTGGACTTCTTCGACGATTTCGGCGGGACGGAGTCCTGGCTCGCCGAGCACGGCCTGCCCGGCGACGCCGAGCAGGCGAGGGAGCCCCTGGTCATGGCGCGCCAGGCGCTGCGGACCGTCCTGAGCGACAGGCTGCGGACCACCCTGAGTGACGGGGAGGAGCAGCCCGGCGCCACGTCCGGCGAGGGTGAGGCCCTGCTCGACGCCGTCCTCGAGCACGGTTCACGGCGGCCCCGGTTGCGGGGCGCGCAGCCGTACGAGAAGATCGTCGTCGACCATCCGTCCTGGCACGCGGCCTGGCTGGCGGCGGCCGACCTCGTCCGCCTGATGGGCGAGCGCCCCGAACGGATCCGTAAATGCTCCAACCCCGCGTGCGTGCTCTGGTTCTACGACACCAGCAAGAACGGCAGTCGCCGCTGGTGCTCCATGGAGGCCTGCGGCAACCGCGCGAAGAGCAACCGGTTCCAGAAACGCCACAGGTCCCTGGACTGA
- a CDS encoding alpha/beta fold hydrolase, which produces MAIRHHSARIDELDVFYREAGDPSAPTLVLLHGFPTSSIAYRDLMEELADEFHLIAPDYPGFGHSSAPAADEWDYTFDHLADIVDRLLDSLGLTKYAIYVHDYGAPVGFRLALRHPERITGIVTQNGNAYEEGLTPFWDPIRAYWANPSQANGDALRGLLTREATHWQYTHGVPDVSLVNPDNEAFDQALLDRRGNQEIQLALFLDYGVNPGRYPDWQEYLRTQQPPLLAVWGRNDEIFGPDGARAYARDLKDARIHLLDAGHFPLTTRLAQSAALIRGFLRGLSD; this is translated from the coding sequence ATGGCAATCCGCCACCACTCAGCCAGGATCGATGAGCTGGACGTCTTCTACCGCGAGGCGGGTGACCCCTCCGCGCCCACGCTCGTGCTGCTGCACGGCTTCCCCACCTCGTCGATCGCCTACCGGGACCTCATGGAGGAGCTGGCCGACGAGTTCCACCTCATCGCACCGGACTATCCCGGTTTCGGGCACAGCTCCGCCCCGGCGGCGGACGAGTGGGACTACACCTTCGACCACCTGGCCGACATCGTCGACCGGCTGCTCGACTCGCTCGGCCTGACCAAATACGCGATCTACGTGCACGACTACGGCGCGCCGGTCGGCTTCCGGCTGGCCCTGCGCCACCCCGAGCGGATCACCGGCATTGTCACCCAGAACGGCAACGCCTACGAGGAGGGCCTGACCCCCTTCTGGGACCCCATCCGCGCATACTGGGCCAATCCGAGCCAGGCCAACGGTGACGCGCTGCGCGGCCTGCTCACCCGCGAGGCCACCCACTGGCAGTACACCCACGGCGTCCCCGACGTCTCGCTGGTCAACCCTGACAACGAGGCGTTCGACCAGGCGCTGCTCGACCGGCGGGGCAACCAGGAGATCCAGCTGGCCCTGTTCCTCGACTACGGGGTCAACCCCGGCCGCTACCCCGACTGGCAGGAGTATCTGCGCACCCAGCAGCCGCCGCTGCTCGCCGTCTGGGGGCGGAACGACGAGATCTTCGGTCCGGACGGGGCCCGGGCCTACGCCCGGGACCTGAAGGACGCCCGCATCCATCTCCTGGACGCCGGCCACTTCCCGCTCACCACGCGCCTGGCGCAGAGCGCCGCCCTGATCCGCGGCTTCCTCCGCGGTCTGTCCGACTGA
- a CDS encoding HPP family protein has protein sequence MAIPASSLTSKPSAAPARPSAVAILVTTLATLAGLLLLAAVTSATSLPLFALPFAASAAIVAVAPAAPFAQPRSIMLGHLSAAALALAITVLSGPSIWTAVVAAGLATAPMLLLRAPHPPATATAALIGLTDPDPVFLLNPVLAAGVVVILGGMALGRALPGYRYPAYWR, from the coding sequence ATGGCGATCCCTGCCTCCAGCCTGACGTCCAAGCCCTCGGCCGCGCCCGCGCGGCCGTCGGCGGTCGCCATCCTCGTCACCACCCTGGCCACCCTGGCCGGGCTGCTCCTGCTCGCCGCGGTGACCTCCGCGACCAGCCTCCCACTGTTCGCGCTGCCGTTCGCGGCGAGCGCGGCCATCGTGGCGGTCGCCCCCGCCGCGCCGTTCGCGCAGCCTCGCAGCATCATGCTCGGCCACCTCAGCGCCGCCGCGCTCGCGCTGGCGATCACCGTGCTGAGCGGGCCGTCGATCTGGACCGCCGTCGTCGCGGCGGGCCTGGCCACCGCGCCCATGCTGCTGCTGCGCGCCCCGCACCCGCCCGCGACGGCGACCGCGGCCCTGATCGGCCTGACCGACCCGGACCCGGTCTTCCTGCTCAACCCCGTGCTGGCCGCCGGCGTGGTCGTCATTCTCGGCGGCATGGCCCTCGGCCGGGCACTGCCCGGCTACCGCTACCCCGCCTACTGGCGCTGA